A portion of the Pseudomonas protegens CHA0 genome contains these proteins:
- a CDS encoding VacJ family lipoprotein — MRWSRYLVPLCMSAGVTLAPLVAQAAEDDPWESINRPIFTFNDTLDTYALKPLAQGYQAVTPQFLEDGIHNMFRNIGDVGNLANDILQAKPGAAGVDTARLLMNTTLGLAGFFDVGTKMGLQRNDEDFGQTLGHWGVGSGPYVMLPLLGPSTLRDAPAKYVDSYTEPYRYMNDIPARNITMGVDVVDTRASLLSADKLIRGDKYTFIRNAYLQNREFKIKDGKVEDDF, encoded by the coding sequence ATGCGCTGGAGCCGTTATCTAGTTCCACTATGTATGAGTGCCGGTGTGACGCTGGCTCCCCTGGTTGCCCAGGCGGCCGAAGATGATCCATGGGAAAGCATCAACCGTCCCATCTTCACCTTCAACGATACGCTGGATACTTATGCCCTGAAGCCTCTGGCACAGGGCTATCAGGCCGTCACTCCGCAGTTTCTGGAAGATGGCATCCACAACATGTTTCGCAACATCGGTGATGTCGGCAACCTCGCCAATGACATCCTCCAGGCCAAACCTGGTGCTGCCGGTGTCGACACTGCGCGACTGTTGATGAACACCACCCTGGGCCTGGCGGGCTTCTTTGATGTCGGTACCAAGATGGGCCTGCAGCGCAATGACGAAGACTTCGGCCAGACCCTCGGTCATTGGGGCGTGGGCAGCGGTCCCTACGTGATGCTGCCGTTGCTGGGGCCAAGCACCCTGCGTGATGCGCCGGCCAAGTATGTCGACAGCTACACCGAACCCTACCGCTACATGAATGACATCCCCGCGCGCAACATCACCATGGGTGTGGATGTCGTCGATACCCGTGCCAGCCTGCTCTCGGCGGACAAGCTGATTCGCGGTGACAAATACACCTTCATTCGCAATGCCTACCTGCAGAATCGCGAATTCAAGATCAAGGACGGCAAGGTCGAAGACGACTTCTAA
- a CDS encoding plastocyanin/azurin family copper-binding protein, translating to MSMQNLLWRSRSILGGCLMLLSAPLWASPAGSYDFGQPAPAAKATRSVEVVMGDMSFNPKALEIKAGETVRFVLINKGQLLHEFNLGNAAMHAEHQQEMLKMQQSGMLTPTGMKAMDHGAMGHGSMAGMDHGMQHDDPNSVLVEPGKQAELTWTFSKSGNLEFACNIPGHYQAGMVGKLTVTP from the coding sequence ATGAGTATGCAAAACCTGTTGTGGCGAAGCCGGTCGATCCTGGGGGGCTGCCTGATGCTGTTGAGCGCACCGCTCTGGGCCTCGCCGGCCGGCTCTTACGATTTTGGCCAGCCGGCGCCTGCGGCCAAGGCCACTCGCAGTGTCGAGGTGGTGATGGGGGACATGTCGTTCAATCCCAAGGCCCTGGAGATCAAGGCCGGCGAGACGGTGCGATTCGTGCTGATCAACAAGGGGCAGTTGCTGCACGAGTTCAATCTGGGCAACGCGGCCATGCATGCCGAGCACCAGCAGGAAATGCTCAAGATGCAGCAGAGCGGCATGCTCACCCCGACCGGCATGAAGGCGATGGATCATGGAGCCATGGGCCACGGCTCAATGGCAGGCATGGACCATGGCATGCAGCATGACGATCCCAACAGCGTGCTGGTGGAGCCGGGCAAGCAGGCCGAACTGACCTGGACCTTCAGCAAGAGCGGCAACCTGGAGTTCGCCTGCAACATTCCAGGGCACTACCAGGCCGGGATGGTGGGCAAGCTGACGGTCACCCCATAG
- a CDS encoding heavy metal response regulator transcription factor: protein MKLLIVEDQPKTGHYLRQGLSEAGFNAELVADGSTGQHLALTGDYALLILDVMLPGRDGWQILQAVRSAGLEVPVLFLTARDAVQDRVHGLELGADDYLVKPFAFSELLARVRSLLRRGSAVAQETSLQLADLRLDLIRRRVERGSQRIDLTAKEFALLEMLLRRQGEVLPKSLIASQVWDMNFDSDTNVIEVAIRRLRLKIDDDFPNKLIHTVRGMGYVLEERQA, encoded by the coding sequence ATGAAACTGCTGATCGTCGAAGACCAACCCAAAACCGGCCACTACCTGCGCCAGGGCCTGAGCGAGGCCGGCTTCAACGCCGAACTGGTGGCCGACGGCAGCACCGGCCAGCACCTGGCCCTGACCGGCGACTACGCTCTGCTGATTCTCGACGTGATGCTGCCGGGTCGCGACGGCTGGCAGATCCTCCAGGCGGTGCGCAGCGCCGGGCTGGAAGTGCCGGTACTGTTCCTCACCGCCCGGGATGCCGTGCAAGACCGGGTGCACGGCCTGGAACTGGGGGCCGACGACTACCTGGTCAAGCCTTTTGCCTTCTCCGAACTGCTGGCCCGGGTCCGCAGCCTGCTGCGCCGGGGCAGCGCCGTGGCCCAGGAAACCAGCCTGCAACTGGCAGACCTGCGCCTGGACCTGATCCGCCGCCGGGTAGAACGCGGCAGCCAGCGCATCGACCTGACCGCCAAGGAATTCGCCCTGCTGGAAATGCTCCTGCGGCGCCAGGGCGAAGTCCTGCCCAAGTCGCTGATTGCCTCCCAGGTCTGGGACATGAATTTCGACAGCGATACCAACGTCATCGAAGTAGCCATCCGCCGCCTGCGCCTGAAGATCGACGACGATTTCCCGAACAAACTGATCCATACCGTACGCGGCATGGGCTACGTGCTCGAAGAGCGCCAGGCCTGA
- the rssB gene encoding two-component system response regulator RssB — MQKTSATLLIIDDDEVVRASLAAYLEDSGFSVLQAANGQQGLQVFERDNPDLVICDLRMPQMGGLELIRQVTELSPQTPVIVVSGAGVMNDAVEALRLGAADYLIKPLEDLAVLEHSVRRALDRARLLLENQRYREKLEAANRELEASLNLLQEDQNAGRQVQMNMLPTSPWSIDEFNFAHQIIPSLYLSGDFVDYFRVDERRVAFYLADVSGHGASSAFVTVLLKFMTTRLLFESKRNGTLPEFKPSEVLGHINRGLISCKLGKHVTMVGGVIDEETGLLTYSIGGHLPLPVLYTPDSVRYLEGRGLPVGLFNEATYEDHILELPPVFSLTLMSDGILDLLPEPTLKEKEAALPERVRAAGGSLDGLRQVFGLATLGEMPDDIALLVLSRNLQ; from the coding sequence ATGCAAAAAACCAGTGCCACGCTGCTGATAATCGATGACGACGAAGTAGTGCGCGCGAGCCTCGCGGCCTATTTGGAAGACAGTGGCTTCAGCGTACTGCAGGCCGCTAACGGCCAGCAGGGTCTTCAGGTATTCGAGCGCGACAACCCCGATCTGGTGATCTGCGATCTGCGCATGCCGCAGATGGGCGGTCTCGAGCTTATCCGTCAAGTGACCGAACTGTCCCCGCAAACCCCGGTGATCGTGGTTTCGGGTGCGGGCGTCATGAACGATGCGGTTGAAGCCCTGCGCCTAGGCGCGGCGGACTACCTGATCAAGCCGCTGGAAGATCTGGCTGTGCTCGAGCACTCGGTGCGCCGCGCCCTGGATCGTGCTCGCCTGTTGCTGGAAAACCAGCGTTACAGAGAGAAGCTTGAAGCCGCGAACCGCGAGCTCGAAGCCAGCCTCAATCTGCTCCAGGAAGACCAGAACGCCGGTCGACAGGTGCAGATGAACATGCTGCCGACCAGCCCCTGGTCGATTGACGAATTCAACTTTGCCCACCAGATCATCCCGTCGTTGTACCTGTCGGGTGATTTTGTCGACTATTTCCGTGTCGACGAGCGCCGGGTGGCCTTCTACCTGGCGGATGTTTCCGGTCATGGTGCGTCGTCGGCCTTTGTCACCGTGCTGTTGAAGTTCATGACCACCCGTTTGCTGTTCGAGTCCAAGCGCAATGGCACCTTGCCGGAGTTCAAGCCTTCGGAAGTGCTAGGCCATATCAACCGTGGCCTGATCAGTTGTAAGCTGGGCAAACACGTCACGATGGTCGGTGGAGTCATCGACGAGGAGACTGGCTTGTTGACCTATAGCATTGGCGGGCACTTGCCGTTGCCGGTGTTGTACACCCCCGACAGTGTGCGTTATCTGGAAGGGCGTGGTTTGCCGGTGGGCCTGTTCAACGAGGCCACCTACGAAGACCACATTCTGGAGCTGCCGCCGGTGTTCAGCCTGACGCTGATGTCCGATGGTATCCTGGACCTTTTGCCCGAGCCTACACTCAAAGAGAAAGAAGCAGCCTTGCCCGAACGGGTGAGGGCAGCGGGCGGCAGCCTGGATGGCTTGCGGCAAGTTTTTGGATTGGCCACGCTAGGGGAGATGCCGGATGATATCGCCCTGTTAGTGTTGAGCAGGAACCTTCAATGA
- a CDS encoding DUF4404 family protein has translation MPARELQEQLDTLREQLEQNPPLSEAERNNLQELMQQIELQLKLETGTQDASLADGVNLAVERFELEHPAIAGTLRNIVQTLGNIGI, from the coding sequence ATGCCTGCCCGCGAACTGCAAGAACAACTCGACACCCTGCGCGAGCAATTGGAACAGAACCCACCGCTTTCCGAAGCCGAGCGCAACAATCTGCAAGAGCTGATGCAGCAGATCGAACTGCAACTCAAACTGGAGACCGGCACCCAGGACGCCAGCCTCGCCGACGGCGTCAACCTGGCCGTGGAACGCTTCGAACTGGAGCACCCGGCGATTGCCGGAACCCTGCGCAATATCGTCCAGACCCTGGGCAACATCGGCATCTGA
- a CDS encoding PilZ domain-containing protein — protein sequence MNQNQRDYSEKRDYIRMRVDAEVTLIHQGQVIEAVCIDLSSSGMQVQAPRSFQVGDQLSVRIDSEHAALRGLEAETEVVWVNPQEGGGQKLGLTILKMK from the coding sequence ATGAACCAAAACCAGCGTGACTACAGCGAAAAGCGCGATTACATCCGCATGCGGGTGGATGCAGAGGTCACGCTGATCCATCAGGGGCAGGTGATCGAAGCGGTCTGCATCGATCTTTCCAGCAGCGGCATGCAGGTTCAGGCACCACGTTCGTTCCAGGTCGGCGATCAGTTGAGTGTACGTATCGACTCAGAGCACGCAGCCCTCAGGGGGCTGGAAGCAGAGACAGAAGTGGTATGGGTCAACCCACAAGAAGGTGGCGGCCAGAAACTTGGACTTACAATCCTTAAAATGAAGTAA
- the tal gene encoding transaldolase translates to MTSKLEQLKKITTVVADTGDFDAIARVKPVDATTNPSLLLKAAAIPGYADLLNACVNDCKGDVGLASDRFGVAVGQEILKVIPGRISTEVDARLSFDTEAMLKRAHRLIELYDKAGIGRDRVLIKIASTWEGIRAAEKLEREGIQTNLTLLFSFAQAVACAEAGVFLISPFVGRIYDWYKKATGNDYQGADDPGVQSVTRIYNYYKANDYKTVVMGASFRNLNQIEQLAGCDRLTISPDLIEKLAADTGKLERKLSPGKTGEARQSLNEAQFRWASNEDAMATEKLAEGIRQFARDQEKLEALLAAKL, encoded by the coding sequence CTGAAGAAAATCACCACCGTAGTGGCCGATACCGGTGACTTCGACGCCATCGCCCGGGTCAAGCCGGTGGATGCCACCACCAACCCTTCGCTGCTGCTCAAGGCTGCGGCCATCCCGGGTTATGCCGATCTGCTGAATGCCTGCGTCAACGACTGCAAAGGCGATGTCGGCCTGGCCAGCGACCGTTTCGGCGTGGCTGTCGGCCAGGAGATTCTCAAGGTCATTCCGGGCCGTATTTCCACTGAGGTGGATGCCCGCCTGTCGTTCGATACCGAAGCCATGCTCAAGCGCGCCCATCGGCTGATCGAGCTGTATGACAAGGCCGGCATCGGCCGTGATCGGGTGCTGATCAAGATCGCCTCTACCTGGGAAGGCATACGCGCCGCCGAAAAGCTGGAGCGCGAAGGCATCCAGACCAACCTCACCCTGCTGTTTTCCTTCGCCCAGGCCGTGGCCTGCGCCGAAGCCGGGGTGTTTCTGATTTCGCCATTCGTAGGGCGGATCTACGACTGGTACAAGAAGGCTACCGGCAACGACTATCAGGGCGCTGACGATCCGGGCGTGCAGTCGGTTACCCGCATCTACAACTACTACAAGGCCAATGACTACAAGACCGTGGTCATGGGGGCAAGCTTCCGCAACCTCAACCAGATCGAGCAACTGGCCGGCTGCGATCGCCTGACCATCAGCCCGGATCTGATTGAGAAGCTGGCCGCCGACACCGGCAAGCTGGAACGCAAGCTGAGCCCGGGCAAGACCGGTGAAGCTCGCCAGAGCCTGAACGAAGCACAGTTCCGCTGGGCTTCCAACGAAGACGCCATGGCCACCGAAAAGCTGGCTGAAGGCATCCGCCAGTTCGCCCGTGACCAGGAAAAGCTCGAAGCCCTGCTGGCTGCCAAGCTCTGA
- the rssC gene encoding anti-sigma factor antagonist RssC has translation MSTGRIQFAEQDGTFVLKFVGEVRLTLCSALDATIERIFTALNFSAIVIDLTETRSIDSTTLGLLAKLSILSRQKVGLLPTVVTTHEDITRLLQSMGFDQVFNIVDRPIPCPECLTDLPSQDQSEEVVRVKVLEAHKILMGLNDSNREAFHDLVNALERH, from the coding sequence ATGAGTACCGGTAGAATCCAGTTCGCCGAGCAGGATGGCACCTTCGTCCTGAAGTTCGTCGGTGAAGTGCGCCTGACCCTGTGTTCGGCGCTGGATGCGACTATTGAGCGGATTTTCACCGCGCTGAATTTTTCGGCGATCGTGATCGATCTGACAGAAACCCGCAGCATCGACAGCACCACCCTGGGCCTGCTGGCCAAGCTCTCGATCCTGTCGCGGCAGAAAGTCGGTCTGTTGCCCACCGTCGTCACCACCCACGAAGACATTACCAGGCTGTTGCAGTCCATGGGCTTCGATCAAGTGTTCAACATCGTCGATCGCCCGATTCCCTGTCCGGAATGCCTGACCGACCTGCCGTCCCAGGACCAGTCGGAAGAAGTGGTACGGGTCAAGGTCCTGGAGGCGCACAAGATACTCATGGGCCTTAATGACTCCAACCGTGAAGCCTTTCACGATCTGGTGAATGCCCTGGAGCGTCACTGA
- the queF gene encoding NADPH-dependent 7-cyano-7-deazaguanine reductase QueF (Catalyzes the NADPH-dependent reduction of 7-cyano-7-deazaguanine (preQ0) to 7-aminomethyl-7-deazaguanine (preQ1) in queuosine biosynthesis), whose translation MHPAAEHSPLGKSSEYVSTYTPSLLFPIPRAAKWAELGLSADTLPYKGVDYWNCFELSWLLPSGKPVVAIGEFSIPADSPNIIESKSFKLYLNSLNQTPFDDRSTLEATLRTDLSAAAGKPVGVRIRSLQEVEAEGVVALPGVCIDDLDISVDSYEHPRPELLRCDASRVVEESVHSHLLKSNCPVTSQPDWGSVVVQYRGAALDHASLLAYLVSFRQHSDFHEQCVERIFLDLQRLLKPERLTVYARYVRRGGLDINPYRSTETADFANHRLVRQ comes from the coding sequence ATGCATCCCGCAGCCGAACATTCGCCGCTGGGCAAGTCCAGTGAATACGTCTCCACTTACACCCCGTCCTTGCTGTTCCCGATTCCCCGGGCGGCAAAATGGGCCGAGCTGGGCTTGAGTGCCGATACCCTTCCTTATAAGGGCGTGGACTACTGGAACTGCTTCGAGTTGTCCTGGCTGCTGCCGTCGGGCAAGCCGGTAGTGGCTATCGGTGAGTTCAGCATTCCCGCCGATTCGCCGAACATCATCGAATCCAAGTCGTTCAAGCTGTACCTCAATTCGCTGAACCAGACGCCGTTCGATGATCGGTCGACCCTTGAGGCCACCTTGCGCACTGATCTGTCGGCTGCTGCCGGCAAGCCGGTAGGCGTGCGGATCCGCAGCCTGCAGGAGGTCGAGGCCGAAGGCGTGGTGGCGCTGCCTGGGGTGTGTATCGATGATCTGGATATCAGTGTCGACAGCTATGAGCACCCGCGCCCCGAACTGCTGCGCTGCGATGCTTCGCGCGTGGTGGAGGAGAGCGTGCACAGTCATCTGCTCAAGTCCAACTGCCCGGTAACCAGCCAGCCGGACTGGGGCAGCGTGGTGGTGCAATACCGGGGCGCGGCTCTGGATCACGCCAGCCTGCTGGCCTATCTGGTGAGCTTCCGCCAGCACTCGGACTTTCACGAACAGTGCGTGGAGCGGATCTTTCTCGACCTGCAACGCTTGCTCAAGCCGGAGAGACTCACCGTGTATGCGCGTTATGTGCGCCGCGGTGGGCTGGATATCAACCCTTACCGCAGTACCGAAACCGCGGATTTCGCCAATCACCGGTTGGTACGCCAGTAA